One genomic window of Phycisphaerales bacterium includes the following:
- a CDS encoding DUF2306 domain-containing protein produces the protein MAAAIRNAAFALMALGSLGVAGYAVVAYSLVPLGDLVHPDMKNAFNASKLTIYAHIFGAAFALLLGPWQFVRALRSRYPKLHRVSGRLYLMVGVGIGGVAGFFAGLNAFGGWTSQIGFALLAITWLFTGVMAFVHIRAGDVAAHRRWMIRNFALALSAVTLRIQLGLLTLAGVPFESFYPWLAWTCWLPNLVVAEWLIRVTARVTYK, from the coding sequence ATGGCCGCCGCCATCCGCAACGCCGCCTTCGCCCTCATGGCCCTCGGCTCCCTCGGCGTCGCTGGCTACGCGGTCGTCGCCTACTCGCTCGTGCCGCTGGGCGACCTCGTCCATCCGGACATGAAGAACGCCTTCAATGCCAGCAAGCTCACAATCTATGCCCACATCTTCGGCGCCGCGTTCGCCCTTTTGCTGGGTCCGTGGCAGTTCGTGCGCGCATTGCGCTCGCGATATCCGAAGCTGCACCGCGTCTCGGGCCGGCTCTACCTGATGGTCGGAGTCGGCATCGGCGGCGTCGCGGGCTTCTTCGCCGGGCTGAACGCCTTCGGCGGCTGGACGAGCCAGATCGGTTTTGCACTGCTCGCCATCACCTGGCTCTTCACGGGCGTAATGGCCTTCGTCCACATCCGCGCGGGCGACGTTGCCGCACACCGCCGATGGATGATCCGCAACTTCGCCCTCGCACTCTCCGCCGTCACGCTGCGCATCCAGCTCGGCCTGCTCACCCTCGCGGGCGTGCCGTTCGAGTCTTTCTACCCCTGGCTGGCATGGACCTGCTGGCTGCCGAATCTGGTCGTGGCCGAGTGGCTGATTCGTGTCACGGCAAGGGTGACCTACAAGTAG
- a CDS encoding sigma factor-like helix-turn-helix DNA-binding protein codes for MQTRLDDATLDMRRKRRRALVTRVLDAADHLPADERQLLVAIYGRGMAVSEVAAMLGAPERQLRRRVRALVRRVCDPNFDAAVRLSPELPRQLRQVARLKAIEGLPMRQIAQRLGVSYHTVRKHYDAFRALIEAASSRRSPGSAA; via the coding sequence ATGCAGACACGACTGGACGATGCAACCCTGGACATGCGACGCAAGCGGCGGCGGGCCCTGGTGACCCGTGTCCTCGACGCCGCCGACCACCTGCCGGCCGACGAGCGGCAGCTCCTGGTCGCCATCTACGGCCGAGGCATGGCCGTCAGCGAGGTCGCCGCGATGCTGGGCGCCCCCGAGCGGCAGCTCCGCCGCCGCGTCCGGGCCCTGGTCCGTCGGGTGTGCGACCCCAACTTTGACGCGGCGGTCCGCCTGAGCCCCGAGCTGCCCCGCCAGCTCCGCCAGGTCGCCCGGCTCAAGGCCATCGAGGGCCTCCCAATGCGGCAGATCGCCCAACGGTTGGGCGTGAGCTATCACACCGTGCGCAAGCACTACGACGCGTTTCGCGCCCTCATCGAGGCGGCCTCTTCCCGCCGCTCGCCCGGGAGCGCCGCGTGA
- a CDS encoding S24 family peptidase encodes MPESSKGPARDPTDFGKLLRDRRMRLGLSLREAAEDAGCTKGYLSLLERGKRGVPTERMLAGLERALELEAGSLGETVAMNSTPAKVREELVERREQGEAAQQLAALLRRAGPGGLDRAFESGVLARLVDRIAPQGDKSGEGERVEALLPGAVPLINLVPAGQAAEFTDLGYPARVADSYVAAPELGDPDAFAARVTGDSMEPRYVEGDVVIFSPGREVRDGMDCFARLAEPDSETTFKRIYFERGTNGEELIRLQPLNPRHKARVEPREKVVGLYPAVSVTRRVGE; translated from the coding sequence ATGCCCGAGAGCAGCAAGGGACCGGCGAGGGATCCGACCGACTTCGGAAAGCTCCTCCGAGATCGACGGATGCGGCTCGGGCTGAGTTTGCGCGAGGCTGCCGAGGATGCCGGCTGTACCAAGGGCTATCTCTCGCTGCTGGAGCGGGGCAAGCGCGGCGTTCCGACGGAGCGCATGCTTGCGGGCCTGGAACGGGCGCTCGAACTCGAGGCGGGCTCGCTCGGCGAGACCGTCGCGATGAACAGCACCCCAGCCAAGGTACGGGAAGAGCTCGTCGAACGTCGCGAACAGGGAGAGGCAGCCCAGCAACTCGCGGCACTGCTCCGCCGCGCCGGCCCGGGCGGGCTCGACCGCGCGTTCGAGAGCGGCGTGCTGGCGCGACTCGTGGACCGCATCGCACCCCAGGGCGACAAGAGCGGCGAGGGCGAGCGCGTCGAAGCGTTGCTGCCCGGGGCCGTTCCGCTCATCAACCTGGTTCCGGCGGGGCAGGCGGCGGAGTTCACCGACCTGGGCTACCCCGCCCGCGTGGCCGACAGCTACGTCGCGGCGCCCGAGCTGGGCGATCCCGACGCGTTCGCCGCGCGCGTCACGGGCGACAGCATGGAGCCGCGGTACGTCGAGGGCGACGTGGTGATCTTCAGCCCCGGGCGCGAGGTGCGCGACGGCATGGACTGCTTCGCGCGTCTGGCCGAGCCCGACAGCGAGACGACTTTCAAACGCATCTACTTCGAGCGCGGGACCAACGGCGAGGAGCTCATCCGCCTGCAGCCGCTTAATCCGAGGCATAAGGCGCGCGTCGAGCCGCGGGAGAAGGTGGTGGGGTTGTATCCGGCGGTGAGCGTGACGCGAAGGGTGGGCGAGTAG
- a CDS encoding GNAT family N-acetyltransferase: MAHASLVRRFRVPRTDTITIEPGTIDDLRSLSRFHYVAGRPGPVTRILRATDDGETIGVLVASMPTLNGRWRAIAWPGDYDTPDKRANARRLNRDVRVISRVIIDPRYRGRGLAVRLVRAYLDEPCTPRTEAIAAMAHACPFFERAGMDRIDLPPSKADAKLIRAMNRHGVELPDLLAQVPSAILPALRAWARARKLRGGDLGARAFALLTHPPVAHVHERSEP; encoded by the coding sequence GTGGCACACGCCTCGCTCGTCCGCCGATTCCGCGTCCCGAGAACTGACACCATCACCATCGAGCCCGGCACGATCGACGACCTGCGGTCGCTGTCGCGCTTCCACTACGTCGCCGGACGCCCCGGCCCGGTCACCCGCATCCTGCGTGCCACCGACGATGGTGAGACCATCGGCGTGCTCGTCGCCTCGATGCCCACCCTCAACGGCCGGTGGCGGGCAATCGCGTGGCCGGGCGACTACGACACGCCCGACAAGCGGGCCAACGCGCGGCGCCTGAACCGCGACGTGCGCGTCATCTCGCGTGTCATCATCGACCCGAGGTACCGCGGGCGTGGCCTGGCCGTCCGGCTCGTACGAGCGTACCTCGACGAGCCGTGCACCCCGCGCACGGAGGCGATTGCCGCCATGGCTCATGCGTGCCCGTTCTTCGAGCGGGCGGGCATGGACCGGATCGACCTGCCGCCCAGCAAGGCCGACGCGAAGCTCATTCGTGCGATGAATCGGCACGGCGTCGAACTGCCCGACCTGCTCGCGCAGGTGCCCAGCGCCATTCTGCCGGCGCTGCGGGCGTGGGCGAGGGCCCGGAAGCTGCGCGGCGGAGACCTCGGGGCCCGCGCCTTCGCGTTGCTCACGCATCCGCCGGTGGCGCACGTGCACGAACGGAGCGAACCGTGA
- a CDS encoding AAA family ATPase, translating to MNDRIAHARALFALPAGSTEPTRRCALRAARDAARSLASLEPGQVALLTGPSGSGKSTAIAMLRRRLSRMGRPVVHPPAHLSRRRPTIEQVGDDLDQALGLLGAAGLAEAALLVRPAGRLSTGQLARLTIAAAMDRCTPGCVLVVDEFAATLDAATAHSMAHALARWCRRRRVTLVACSAREDTLEALSPDLLVALPLPGDRPSPPVVITRAPAEPCRGTRLARPPIPRPEN from the coding sequence GTGAACGACCGCATCGCCCACGCCCGCGCGCTCTTCGCCTTGCCCGCCGGCTCGACCGAGCCCACCCGCCGCTGCGCCCTTCGCGCGGCCCGAGACGCCGCCCGCTCGCTCGCAAGCCTCGAGCCCGGCCAGGTTGCGTTGCTTACCGGCCCGAGCGGCAGCGGAAAGAGCACCGCCATCGCCATGCTGCGCCGCCGGCTGTCGCGGATGGGCCGACCCGTCGTCCATCCGCCGGCGCACCTGTCCAGGCGCCGCCCCACGATTGAGCAAGTGGGCGACGACCTCGACCAGGCGCTCGGCCTCCTCGGCGCCGCAGGCCTTGCGGAAGCCGCGCTGCTCGTCCGTCCGGCTGGCAGGCTGAGCACCGGCCAGCTCGCGCGACTCACGATCGCCGCCGCCATGGATCGCTGCACGCCCGGCTGCGTGCTCGTCGTCGACGAGTTCGCCGCCACGCTCGACGCCGCCACCGCCCACTCGATGGCGCACGCGCTCGCGCGATGGTGCCGCCGGCGTCGCGTCACGCTCGTGGCCTGTAGTGCGCGCGAGGACACGCTCGAAGCGCTGTCGCCCGACCTGCTGGTTGCACTGCCCCTGCCCGGCGATCGCCCGTCGCCGCCCGTGGTCATCACCCGCGCCCCCGCGGAGCCATGCCGTGGCACACGCCTCGCTCGTCCGCCGATTCCGCGTCCCGAGAACTGA